The Flammeovirga pectinis genomic interval CTATTACTTCCGTTTCTTCTTCTGTATAAAACTTATCTTCTACAGAGCGAAATAAGTGGTCTATATCGTCTAAATAAGTAGAAAATGCTTTCTTAATCGTCTTTACATTCCAAACAAAAATACCTGCATTCCAAACAAAGTCTCCGCTTAAAACAAAGGCTCTCGCTAATTCTTCGTTCGGCTTTTCTGTAAAAGTTTTCACTTTATACAAAACTTCTAAACGGTCATTATTTAATGCTTGAATATATCCATAACCTGTATCAGGTCTATTTGGACGAATACCTAGAGTTACTAATATATCATGAGATCCAACATAATCTAAAGCTGTCTGAACTCTTAATCTGAATTCTGGTACATCTAATATTACATGATCTGCAGGCGCTACTACAATATTTGCATCTGGGTTTTTCTTACCAATTTTATAGGCTGCATAAGCAATACATGGTGCTGTATTCCTTCTTACAGGTTCACATAAAACTTGATCTTCATTTAAAAAAGGGAGTTGTTCTAAAGTTAATTCCTTATAAATATCACTTGTTACAACATATATGTTTTCTTTTGGACAAACACCTTCAAATCTAGCAGCTGTTTGCTGAATCATTGTCTGCCCTGTTCCTAAAATATCTTGAAATTGTTTTGGGCGTTTTTCTCTACTATATGGCCAGAATCTACTTCCGACTCCACCAGCCATAATAACTACGTAATTATTTTCCATTATGCTATACAAATTTAACCTCGGTTAATACCTCGGCTCCTAGTTTATCATTTAGTCTTTTTACAACATGATCTCTAACCATATTTAATTCTTGCTTTAAAGTCGGAACATTTAATCTTACATATAATGTTTTACCTCTTAATTTCAAGTCAATGGTTCTTGATGCTACAGTATTTCCCATTACTTCACCCCATACTCTACCAATAACTGCTTGGTTATAGCTATGGCTTTTCTTCAACGACTTCATAAATTCCTGCATCGCTCCTCCAACACCAATAGTTTCGTGCTTTTTAGGTACTGGCGTTCTTTTACGAAAACGGTATTTTATCTTTTTATCGTCTGACAAAGTGATGGTGTTTTTATTTTCCTATTTCAATAAAATGAGAAGGTGATGTTATTACATCCATTAAGCTCTTAGAGCGTTCAGGACGTGCATCTGTTAAAATTATTTGACCAAAATTTTCATTTTTTATTAATTCTAACAACTTCTGCATTCTTTCATCGTCCAATTTATCAAAAATATCATCCAAAAGCAGTATTGGAGCAACATCTAATTCACTTTTTAATAAAGAATGTTGTGCCAATTTCATCGCTATTATGAACGATTTCTGCTGACCTTGAGACCCAAATTTCTTTAATGGATACCCTGCCAACTGAAAATCAAAGTCGTCTTTATGAATTCCTTTTGTAGTTCTTTGTAATGCAATATCCTTTTCCCATGCATTAGCATAGATTTCATCAAAGTCTTCTTTTCCTAAATCAGATTTATAAACTACTTCGGCGACTTCTTTATCAGATGATAAAAATTTATAAGACTCCTGAAAAAAAGGTCTAAAACTATCGGTAAATTTCTTTCTTCGCTCATAGATTAGTGCACCGTTATTTTTTAGTACATGATCATAAGGTGCTACCCAATCTTTATTTGGAGTTTGCCTTTTCTCTGCAAAAGTTTTTAGTAATTGATTTCGCTGTAACAAAGCTCTTTGATAATCAATTAATGCTTTTAAGTATTCTTTATCGAACTGAGAAATAACGCTATCAAAATGTTTTCTTCTTATCTCACTTCCTTCTCTTAATAAATCTGTATCATTTGGAGCAATCAATACACAGGGAAATTTACCAAAATGTTCGCTAAAACGATTATATTCTTTGCCATCTAAAATAAACTTCTTCTTGGGCTTATCAAATTGGCAAATTACAGTATGTGATTTAGTCGAATTCTTGAATTTTCCAGACAGTGCAAATGTCTTATTACCATGTCGAGCATTCTGCTGTTCCGTCATGCTAAAAGCACTACGAGTCATACATAGAAGGTAGGCTGCATCAAGTAAGTTTGTTTTTCCTACACCATTTGGACCTACTATACAATTCACCCCTTCTTTTAATTCGAGGGTAAACTCATCATAATTTTTAAAATCTTTTAAGTATAGTCGTTCTAAATACATCCAACAATATTTTGATAGGCTGCAAAGCTAACAAAAAATTACTTATCCATTAACGATTGAACTAAAGTAGGAAAAGGAGTTTCTGTGTACCCTTGCTTACGGTTCTCTTTACTTATTTCATAAATTGACCACCAATGAGCAAAAAGATCTTTATACGCATTAAAAATTGAATTTTCAGGATCATAAATATGTGCAGGTTCAGAATTGACCCCATTAAGTTCCATTACTTTAAATTCACCTCTTATTAATGCTTCTTCACTCTCTGCTTTAACATCGTATCTACCAAAGTAAAAACCATCAATATGATTTGAAATTTGATCGTATAAAGTAGTATCTAAATTATTTATTAAATGATTCGCGTCGTTAAATATTGCTCCTCGTGAGTGGTTACCCATTTTAGAAAGCATAAGTACTTCGTTATTTTCAAGTATTTGATTTAAACGGTCTGCATACTTTTCTTTTAAAAAATCAATATATAAAATTGCACGAGGATGATTTTTAAATAAAGTGAGTAGATTATTTTCACCATCACCTACAATATATAATTCATCTTTAAACACTACTGAAGTAACTTTCCCTTTTTTCTCAGAAGGTCTACGTATATACATCACACCAAATTCATGAGGTGCTGTAATAAATTCTTGTAAAATTATGCGTTCTGGTTTATCACTTAGATAGCACTCTAAATCTTTATCATTTTTAATTTTTTCGACTCCACTTCCTCTCTCTCCTTCGTCCGGCTTTAAAATCACTGGGTAAGTGAGGTTTAATTTCTGCATCTGTTCTTTCACCTTATTTAAAGAAGGTGTTTCTACAAAAAATGCTGATTTAGGAAGAAATTTAGATGGTATTTGACGTAAAACATCAAATTTAGAATAACTAAAAAAACCTCCATATCTCATACCTGGGTTCGCTAAAGTCATAAAACTTAATGAACGAGATAAAGCAGACAAACCGAAGTATAAAAAATACACAGGAATGTAAAAAATATAATAGGGCCAAAATTCCCATTTAAATAGCCTGTACCTTAAGTTAGGTTTAAGATTCATGTTTCAAAACAATTAATGGTAACGATACATTATCCTTTTCTTGTATTAGACGGTCATGGTAATGCATACTGACAGTTGAATCAGATACTTTTAACTGAGTTGTACTTACTGTGCAATATTCTAAACGTTGCATTGATAATCCAAAAGCTTCATTATCACCTCTATCTACCAATTCATGAACATCTAAAATCTCTTTAGATAATCTATCTGATTTATTTAACCAGTTCAAAAACCTTTCCTTTCTTTGTTCAGATTGAATAGTATCATATAATGTTGACGAAGACCAAATATGGGGAACTTTAGCATCTAAACCCGTTTTATGTCCTTCAATTCCATCCCAAACAAATTGAGTAATTTCAACACCTTCTTTTTGATCAATTACTATCAAAGTAAAAGGTTCAATATTAGAGAAGTTGTAAGTATCTAAATAAGTATTGATATCATTAGATAAAGTCGCATCTAAAACTACCTTACCTCTACTATGTTTATAGGGTGGAGTTGGAATATGTCTTTTAAAGCCTCCATTTAGTAGACATACAATCCTACCATTCTCAGAAGCAGCCAGCCATGTACCAAGAGCCTCTCCATCAATTGGGGCGATAAACTTTATACCATTTTTTTCATGAAGTTGAGGAGCAAAAGCTGATGCCCTACTTTTTCTTTCATCTCTATTAGAAGTGAAAATATATTCTAAATTATTAATAGGTATATATGATAATGTACACATACAAATCGTTTTTGGATAGTAAAGTTATTTGCCTTTTCTATATGCATAGGTTGATTTCGCTACTCCGAAAACATCATTTAACTCTAAAGTTGGAAAGTAATGCTTTATTCCAACTTTTATAATGGCAAGATGATGAACTGCATGTTCATTACAATAATGTAATTCTCTAGCAAATGTAGTTACAGACTCCCACGGTTCTAAAGCAAGGTTTTTATCATAATCTTTTACTTTCAAACACATTTCATTCTTTAAATTAATTACAGTAAGTAGGCTGTTTTCAATAGTTTCTAAATGAAGAATTGCATTTAATTTATCTTGCTCTATTTGTAAATTTCGTTTACGATCTTCATAACAAACTTCTTTATTATTCTCAGATGCATTTAATAAACATTGGTAAAATTCTATGATATGCCTAGCATGTTGACCAATGGATGAACCAGAAAACAGATCTAACGGAGCAATATATTGTTCTTCAGACAACTGAGTTAATAAACTTTGTAATTGTTCAGACAACTCAATAGCTGAATTAATAACATTATTATTCATTTAAATGGATTAATGATGATAGATAATTGTGTACAATAAAAAGAGGCAAAAAAATAAGCTGTATTATTCAAAATAATAATACAGCTTAAAATTAAGAAGAATCTTTCCATTTATTTTTATGATGACTCCATATAAGATGTTTTTTGTTTAAAATAAGTCGATTTTCTTGATTCCTGCTCAATAATTAATAGACATGTTAATAAAGTAACTAAAGACATTCCAAACAATTGCATACCATTTGATAATCCTTCTTCTACAGGCAAGTCAATTCCTAGAATAAAGATTTGGGCAAGTAATTGAAATGATGTTAATACAACAGCTATCCATGCTCCCCATTTACAAAGAGAACGGTAGACTAGTAAAAAACAGGCAATAAACTCTACAACAGCAATAAATAATCTAATATCATCACCAAGTCCTAGTTGATAATATATATACACAGATTCGGGGTCTTCGCCCATCTTATACAAGAGTGATTGAAAAAGAACTACAACAGGTATAGCGCGAAGTGCCCAATACGACAATACTTTATGGATTTTAAAATCTTTTTGCATTGTATTGGAAATAAAATTAGGTTTAACAAGTAAGTGATTACAATTTACTTCCTTTATTTTATTTACTTTTGATAATAGTACATTCAACTATACCCTTGCAAGAAATGAAGAGCATTCGCATTTTTTTTATTTTTCTAATATGTTCCCTTGATCTTTTATCAAGTTGTTCTACTACAAATAGTAATGACAATACTCAACAAGAGTCCGAAAAAAAAGACGTTACTAAAAGCATAAAAAAAGACTCTAGAAAAGTTATTATATTTTATGGTAATAGTTTAACGGCTGGTTACGGATTAGAAAAAGAACAATCTTATCCTTCTATCATTCAAACAACTTATGATAGCTTAAACATACCTTACAAGTGTATAAATGCAGGTCTTAGTGGGGAAACAACAGCTGGTGGAAAAAATAGAATAGATTGGGTACTCAATCAAAATAAACCAGATATTTTTGTGCTTTCATTAGGTGGTAATGATGCTTTACGTGGTCTAGATCCAAAAAGCTCAAAGCAAAACTTAATTGATATTATTGATATAGTGAAAGCTAAAAATCCAAATTGTAAAATTTTACTTGCTGGTATAGTACCCCCACCAAATATGGGCGAGAAATATTTCAACGAGTTTAAATTAATTTTCCCTCAAGTTTCTAAAGAGAAAAATACGTTTTTACTACCGTTCTTACTCAAAGGAGTTGCAGGTAATGAAACATTGAATCAAAAGGATGGAATACACCCTAATATTGAAGGGACAAAAATTGTTGCTTCTACAGTAATGACTGCACTGAAACCATTATTATAATTAATCTTCCTTCTTCTTAGGTTTGATCACCGGCCTAACAATTTTCTTCTTTGCTACTGGTGTTACCTCTTCAGAAGAAGATACTTTTGGCTTAATAACAGGACGTACTACTGTTTTCTTAACTTCGGAAGTTCCGGATGGGGATGTTTTAGGCTTGATAACTGGTCTAACAACTTTCTTCTTTGTTACTGGTGCTACCTCTTCAGAAGAAGATACTTTTGGCTTAATAACAGGGCGTACTACCGTTTTCTTAACTTCAGAAGTTCCGGATGAGGATGTTTTAGGCTTGATAACTGGTCTAACAACTTTCTTCTTTGCTACTGGTGCTACCTCTTCAGAAGAAGATACTTTTGGCTTAATAACAGGGCGTACTACCGTTTTCTTAACTTCAGAAGTTCCGGATGAGGATGTTTTAGGCTTGATAACTGGCCTAACAACTTTCTTCTTTGCTACTGGTGCTACCTCTTCAGAAGAAGATACTTTTGGCTTAATAACAGGGCGTGCTACTTTTTTCACAGGAGCCTCCTTGTTATTATCTTCAGTTTTTTTGATGACAGGTTTTGCTCCCATTTTAGGTTTAAATTTTGGACGAGCAGGCTTTTTATTTTCTACTTCATCAATATTCTCACCTTCTGTTTTTGGTTTGATTGTAGGTCTTACTACTTTCCTAACAACTTTTGAAGTTGAATCTAAATCACTTTCAGTTTCTTTTTTTGGAATAGCTTTTCTAACCACTCCAGATTTTGGTTTTGGTTTAGTGACTTCCACCTTAATAGGCTCAGCTATCCAATATCTTCTACGAATTTGATTAATCAGAAAAAGTTTCTGTTGTGTAAAACTTTTAGGATGTACCTGCATAAACAACGATTCCCATTCTTCAAATCTTTCTGGTTCAGAAGATTTAAAAAGGTTAGGGTCAATTCTCTTTTTCGTTAAATATGCTTCAAATTCGTTCATAGTCTGTTTATGATTTTACAACGTAGTTGATTTTCCTCAAAAGTAATAATGGAATAATTATAGATCAAATTGATTTTAATTTCCTACCCATTCTTTATTTAAACGTTGTAGTTGTTTTCTGTAAACACTAAATATCCTTGATTTAGAAACCATCCCTACATATTTTTTGTTTTCGTCAACTACAGGTAAGTTCCAAGCATCCTCTTTTTCAAATTTTTGCATTACAGTTGGCATACGCTCACCATAATAAACAATACTTGGAGGTTCATTCATTACGTTTGCTATTTTTACTTTTGCCTGTTGTTCTTGATCAAACATTATTTCTCTAACCTGATCAAGAGTGATAACACCCTTCAGTTTACCTTCGTCATCAACAACAGGAAAAACACTTCTTTGGCTTATACTTATAGCAGATACTAAATCACTTAAATACCCTTTAACAGGTACAGTAACAAAATTTGTTTCAATTAATTTATTGATATTTAATCGATCCAAAACCTGCATGTCTCTATCTCCTTTTAGATAATCTCCTCTCGCTTTTAATGCTCTAACATGTGGAGCATCTGGGTCCACCACACTCACTGTAGTATAAGCAATGGCTGATACTAACATCAAAGGAACAAATAATGTGTATCCTCCTGTAATTTCTGCAATTAAGAAAATAGCAGTTAAAGGAGCATAAACTACTCCACAAAGAACACCACTCATTCCGACCAGAATAAAGTGAGTTTCATGAA includes:
- a CDS encoding mannose-1-phosphate guanylyltransferase, which produces MENNYVVIMAGGVGSRFWPYSREKRPKQFQDILGTGQTMIQQTAARFEGVCPKENIYVVTSDIYKELTLEQLPFLNEDQVLCEPVRRNTAPCIAYAAYKIGKKNPDANIVVAPADHVILDVPEFRLRVQTALDYVGSHDILVTLGIRPNRPDTGYGYIQALNNDRLEVLYKVKTFTEKPNEELARAFVLSGDFVWNAGIFVWNVKTIKKAFSTYLDDIDHLFRSVEDKFYTEEETEVIDTIYHQCRDISIDYGIMEHADNVYVMRTDFGWSDLGTWKSLYEQADKNQEENVLHGNIMAYETFNSIVKTPSEKLVVVQGLENYIVAEYDDVLMICEKDHEQRVKQFLANVKEKQDKRFI
- a CDS encoding DUF721 domain-containing protein — translated: MSDDKKIKYRFRKRTPVPKKHETIGVGGAMQEFMKSLKKSHSYNQAVIGRVWGEVMGNTVASRTIDLKLRGKTLYVRLNVPTLKQELNMVRDHVVKRLNDKLGAEVLTEVKFV
- the recF gene encoding DNA replication/repair protein RecF (All proteins in this family for which functions are known are DNA-binding proteins that assist the filamentation of RecA onto DNA for the initiation of recombination or recombinational repair.) — translated: MYLERLYLKDFKNYDEFTLELKEGVNCIVGPNGVGKTNLLDAAYLLCMTRSAFSMTEQQNARHGNKTFALSGKFKNSTKSHTVICQFDKPKKKFILDGKEYNRFSEHFGKFPCVLIAPNDTDLLREGSEIRRKHFDSVISQFDKEYLKALIDYQRALLQRNQLLKTFAEKRQTPNKDWVAPYDHVLKNNGALIYERRKKFTDSFRPFFQESYKFLSSDKEVAEVVYKSDLGKEDFDEIYANAWEKDIALQRTTKGIHKDDFDFQLAGYPLKKFGSQGQQKSFIIAMKLAQHSLLKSELDVAPILLLDDIFDKLDDERMQKLLELIKNENFGQIILTDARPERSKSLMDVITSPSHFIEIGK
- a CDS encoding ATP-grasp domain-containing protein, giving the protein MTLANPGMRYGGFFSYSKFDVLRQIPSKFLPKSAFFVETPSLNKVKEQMQKLNLTYPVILKPDEGERGSGVEKIKNDKDLECYLSDKPERIILQEFITAPHEFGVMYIRRPSEKKGKVTSVVFKDELYIVGDGENNLLTLFKNHPRAILYIDFLKEKYADRLNQILENNEVLMLSKMGNHSRGAIFNDANHLINNLDTTLYDQISNHIDGFYFGRYDVKAESEEALIRGEFKVMELNGVNSEPAHIYDPENSIFNAYKDLFAHWWSIYEISKENRKQGYTETPFPTLVQSLMDK
- a CDS encoding NRDE family protein translates to MCTLSYIPINNLEYIFTSNRDERKSRASAFAPQLHEKNGIKFIAPIDGEALGTWLAASENGRIVCLLNGGFKRHIPTPPYKHSRGKVVLDATLSNDINTYLDTYNFSNIEPFTLIVIDQKEGVEITQFVWDGIEGHKTGLDAKVPHIWSSSTLYDTIQSEQRKERFLNWLNKSDRLSKEILDVHELVDRGDNEAFGLSMQRLEYCTVSTTQLKVSDSTVSMHYHDRLIQEKDNVSLPLIVLKHES
- a CDS encoding DinB family protein, with the protein product MNNNVINSAIELSEQLQSLLTQLSEEQYIAPLDLFSGSSIGQHARHIIEFYQCLLNASENNKEVCYEDRKRNLQIEQDKLNAILHLETIENSLLTVINLKNEMCLKVKDYDKNLALEPWESVTTFARELHYCNEHAVHHLAIIKVGIKHYFPTLELNDVFGVAKSTYAYRKGK
- a CDS encoding arylesterase, translating into MKSIRIFFIFLICSLDLLSSCSTTNSNDNTQQESEKKDVTKSIKKDSRKVIIFYGNSLTAGYGLEKEQSYPSIIQTTYDSLNIPYKCINAGLSGETTAGGKNRIDWVLNQNKPDIFVLSLGGNDALRGLDPKSSKQNLIDIIDIVKAKNPNCKILLAGIVPPPNMGEKYFNEFKLIFPQVSKEKNTFLLPFLLKGVAGNETLNQKDGIHPNIEGTKIVASTVMTALKPLL